From the genome of Neodiprion pinetum isolate iyNeoPine1 chromosome 3, iyNeoPine1.2, whole genome shotgun sequence, one region includes:
- the spict gene encoding magnesium transporter NIPA2 isoform X2, whose translation MGIGEAANFAAYAFAPASLVTPLGALSVLVAAVLASKFLNENLNLLGKIGCFLCIVGSTMIVIHAPKEEEIENLEVLLSKIQEPGFICYIVIIITASVFIVYQFESTHGRQNVIIYVLICSSIGSLTVMSCKGLGLALKETISGSANELENWLTWVLLLTVILCVSVQMNYLNKALDLFNTGIVTPVYYVFFTTFVIMASAILFQEWRHMSATNILGSVCGFSTVLVAIVLLNAFKDLDISYRSIQGILRPRRELVTSCDFRWEAREHSVLISNQSESDQDNTYGSPSITRTV comes from the exons A TGGGAATTGGGGAAGCAGCAAATTTTGCCGCCTATGCTTTTGCTCCAGCATCTCTCGTCACACCTCTCGGGGCTCTCAGCGTCTTGGTTGCCGCTGTATTGGCATCTAAGTTCTTGAACGAAAACTTGAATCTTCTGGGAAAG atcGGGTGCTTCCTATGCATTGTTGGTTCAACAATGATAGTAATCCACGCCccaaaagaagaagagatcGAGAATCTTGAAGTCCTCctatcaaaaattcaagagcctggtttcatttgttacattGTGATAATAATTACCGCTAGTGTCTTCATAGTTTACCAATTCGAATCAACTCACGGCCGACAGAATGTGATAATCTATGTTCTCATTTGCTCCTCTATTGGTTCCTTAACTGTGATGAGCTGCAAAGGTCTTGGTCTTGCATTAAAAGAAACTATTTCAGGCAGCGCAAATGAATTGGAAAACTGGCTTACTTGGGTCCTTCTGCTCACTGTAATTTTATGCGTGAGTGTGCAAATGAACTACCTGAACAAGGCTCTAGACTTATTCAACACAGGAATAGTGACTCCCGTTTACTATGTATTCTTTACGACTTTTGTGATAATGGCGTCGGCGATACTCTTCCAGGAGTGGAGGCACATGTCCGCAACTAATATATTAGGCTCAGTTTGCGGATTCTCCACTGTGCTTGTTGCTATTGTTTTATTAAATGCCTTCAAAGATTTGGATATCAGTTATCGCAGCATTCAAGGAATCTTGAGGCCAAGGAGAGAGCTTGTCACCTCTTGTGACTTTAGGTGGGAAGCGAGGGAGCACTCCGTCCTCATTAGTAACCAGTCTGAATCTGATCAGGACAATACTTATGGAAGTCCTAGTATTACCAGAACTGTGTGA
- the LOC124214997 gene encoding glia maturation factor, with product MSSNVKVCDIEDDVKEELKKFRFRKNKNNAALILKVVRERQKICIDELLEDITIDELQDSLPGHQPRYIVYSYKMEHADGRLSYPMCFIYYTPRDSQMELQIMYAGTKLALQKEADLTRVYEVRELDELTEDWLKEKLSR from the exons ATG TCTTCAAACGTGAAAGTATGCGACATCGAAGATGATGTCAAAgaggaattgaaaaagtttcgatTTCGCAAGAACAAAAATAATGCTGCATTGATTC TTAAAGTGGTCAGAGAAAGGCAGAAAATTTGCATTGACGAGCTGCTAGAG GACATTACAATTGACGAGCTACAAGACTCGCTGCCCGGCCACCAGCCAAGATACATAGTATATAGTTACAAAATGGAACACGCGGATGGGAGACTGTCTTATCCGATGTGTTTTATCTACTATACTCCAAGAGATAGCCAAATGGAACTGCAGATTATGTATGCCGGGACAAAGTTAGCACTTCAAAAGGAAGCTGACCTCACTAGAGTCTACGAGGTACGAGAGTTGGATGAACTCACAGAAGACTGgcttaaagaaaaattaagcAGATAA
- the cni gene encoding protein cornichon produces the protein MAFGLAAFSYIVALIIDAFLIFFSIFHVIAFDELKTEYKNPIDQCNSLNPLVVPEYLLHVFFNVLFLIAGEWFSLILNLPLLVYHFLRFRNRPVMSELGLYDPTTIMNASDLTRCQREGWVKLAFYLLSFFYYLYGMISSLIQ, from the exons ATGGCGTTCGGTCTAGCTGCGTTTTCATACATTGTTGCATTAATTATCGACGcctttttaatattcttttcgatatttcac GTCATCGCTTTTGATGAATTAAAAACAGAGTACAAAAATCCAATCGATCAATGCAACAGTCTAAACCCG CTTGTCGTTCCAGAGTACCTTCTacacgttttttttaacgtactCTTCTTGATTGCCGGAGAATGGTTCTCCTTAATTTTGAACCTTCCTTTGCTCGTCTATCACTTCCTTAGATTTCGGAACAGGCCTGTGATGTCTGAACTCGGTCTTTACGATCCTACAACTATAATGAACGCGTCTGACTTAACGAGATGTCAACGAGAAGGCTGGGTCAAACTGGCGTTTTATCTTTTGTCCTTTTTTTACTACCTTTACGG AATGATCAGCTCCCTCATTCAATGA
- the aph-1 gene encoding gamma-secretase subunit Aph-1, which yields MTVMEFFGCALLAFGPPLAMFTFTVAVEPIRIIILIASAFFWLIALLLSAILWYVVVPLQNELAFGLVFSVLFQEAFRFLLYWVLRNAERGLEKVTTAHVAESRHVFAYVCGLGFGVMSGAFALVNVLADAIGPGTMGLHQGSEYFFIVSATTTLCFILLHTFWGIIFFAALDRRSKAHLAWVVGSHLFASCMTLLNRYEIYAVSLISAYSVLVATVVIAFRIVGGKAENISRCFSLK from the coding sequence ATGACAGTTATGGAGTTTTTCGGATGCGCCCTCCTAGCGTTTGGACCGCCGCTAGCGATGTTCACTTTTACCGTCGCCGTTGAACcgataagaataataattctcaTTGCCAGCGCCTTTTTCTGGCTGATAGCCCTCCTCCTCTCCGCTATTCTCTGGTACGTTGTTGTACCACTCCAGAACGAGCTCGCCTTCGGGCTTGTCTTCTCAGTGCTGTTTCAAGAGGCGTTTCGATTCCTGCTGTATTGGGTGCTGAGGAATGCCGAACGCGGCTTAGAGAAGGTGACGACTGCCCACGTCGCCGAAAGCAGACATGTCTTCGCCTATGTTTGCGGCTTGGGATTTGGAGTGATGAGTGGTGCCTTTGCCCTTGTTAATGTTCTCGCTGATGCGATCGGTCCAGGAACAATGGGGCTGCACCAAGGATCCGAGTATTTCTTCATAGTATCTGCAACCACGACGCTGTGCTTCATCCTTCTTCACACGTTCTGGGGGATTATATTCTTTGCTGCGCTGGACAGGCGAAGCAAAGCCCATCTTGCATGGGTCGTAGGATCTCATTTGTTCGCATCCTGCATGACTCTGCTTAATAGATATGAGATTTACGCTGTCAGCCTCATATCGGCTTACTCCGTCCTGGTTGCTACTGTAGTTATAGCATTCAGAATTGTCGGTGGAAAAGCGGAGAATATATCGAGATGCTTTTCACTGAAATGA
- the spict gene encoding magnesium transporter NIPA2 isoform X1: MNQTSSSGIDKPYDTVGFYIGLGLAIGSSIFIGGSFIIKKKALIRIQQQGSVRAGSGGFAYLKEWIWWAGLLSMGIGEAANFAAYAFAPASLVTPLGALSVLVAAVLASKFLNENLNLLGKIGCFLCIVGSTMIVIHAPKEEEIENLEVLLSKIQEPGFICYIVIIITASVFIVYQFESTHGRQNVIIYVLICSSIGSLTVMSCKGLGLALKETISGSANELENWLTWVLLLTVILCVSVQMNYLNKALDLFNTGIVTPVYYVFFTTFVIMASAILFQEWRHMSATNILGSVCGFSTVLVAIVLLNAFKDLDISYRSIQGILRPRRELVTSCDFRWEAREHSVLISNQSESDQDNTYGSPSITRTV; encoded by the exons atgaaCCAGACGTCATCCAGTGGCATTGATAAACCGTACGATACCGTCGGATTCTACATTGGATTGGGTTTGGCCATAGGCTCCAGTATTTTTATAG GTGGAAGTTTcattataaaaaagaaagctCTCATCCGGATACAACAACAGGGTTCGGTACGTGCTGGTTCAGGAGGATTTGCATACCTTAAGGAATGGATATGGTGGGCAGGCTTATTGTCTA TGGGAATTGGGGAAGCAGCAAATTTTGCCGCCTATGCTTTTGCTCCAGCATCTCTCGTCACACCTCTCGGGGCTCTCAGCGTCTTGGTTGCCGCTGTATTGGCATCTAAGTTCTTGAACGAAAACTTGAATCTTCTGGGAAAG atcGGGTGCTTCCTATGCATTGTTGGTTCAACAATGATAGTAATCCACGCCccaaaagaagaagagatcGAGAATCTTGAAGTCCTCctatcaaaaattcaagagcctggtttcatttgttacattGTGATAATAATTACCGCTAGTGTCTTCATAGTTTACCAATTCGAATCAACTCACGGCCGACAGAATGTGATAATCTATGTTCTCATTTGCTCCTCTATTGGTTCCTTAACTGTGATGAGCTGCAAAGGTCTTGGTCTTGCATTAAAAGAAACTATTTCAGGCAGCGCAAATGAATTGGAAAACTGGCTTACTTGGGTCCTTCTGCTCACTGTAATTTTATGCGTGAGTGTGCAAATGAACTACCTGAACAAGGCTCTAGACTTATTCAACACAGGAATAGTGACTCCCGTTTACTATGTATTCTTTACGACTTTTGTGATAATGGCGTCGGCGATACTCTTCCAGGAGTGGAGGCACATGTCCGCAACTAATATATTAGGCTCAGTTTGCGGATTCTCCACTGTGCTTGTTGCTATTGTTTTATTAAATGCCTTCAAAGATTTGGATATCAGTTATCGCAGCATTCAAGGAATCTTGAGGCCAAGGAGAGAGCTTGTCACCTCTTGTGACTTTAGGTGGGAAGCGAGGGAGCACTCCGTCCTCATTAGTAACCAGTCTGAATCTGATCAGGACAATACTTATGGAAGTCCTAGTATTACCAGAACTGTGTGA